AAACTTCATAATTCGCCCTGGACGTATTCCCTGATCTGCTTGATTGTAAAATCCAGCGGGGATTGATCCCCGGCCAGAAAATTTGCGTACCATTGTGCGGTCAGCTTCAAAGATTGGCTGATGTCCAATCTGGGCTTCCACCCGAGGTCCAGCCTGGCTTTGGAGGAATCCAGCCTTAAAAAAATGCTTTCCCTGGGATGGCCGCCTTCGCTGCCGGTCCAGCCGGGCTCATGCCCCATGGCGTCCAGAAAGCGGTTCAGAATCCAGGCCACGGGTTGGCAGTCTTCCAGGCTGGGGCCGAAGTTCCATGCGCCTGTGTATGGGGCGCCCTGCTCGTAAAGATTCCGGGCCAGCATCAAATAGCCGCGCAAGGGCTCCAGAACGTGCTGCCACGGCCTGACCGCGCCCGGGCTGCGCACTTCCACGGGCGCCTGGGCCTGGGCCGCCCGCACGGCGTCGGGGATGAGCCGGTCTTTGGCGAAGTCGCCCCCGCCGATGACGTTGCCCGCCCGCACCGTGGCCAGAGCCGCGGCGCCCGGGGCGTCAAAGTAGGATTTGGCGTAAGATTGGCTGACCAGTTCGGCGCAAGCCTTGGACCCGGCGTAAGGGTCGTGGCCGCCCAAGCGGTCGTTTTCGCGATATCCCCAATGCCATTCCTTGTTTTCGTAGCACTTGTCCGTGGTCACGTTGACCACGGCGCGGACCGCGTCTACGCTTCTGACGGCCTCCAGCAGGTTGACCGTGCCCATGACATTGGTGGAAAAGGTTCCTACGGGATCGGAATACCCCTCCCGCACAAGGCTTTGGGCGGCCATGTGAATGACGATGTCCGGCTGGAATTCCTTCATGTTCTTTGTCAGGGCGGCCAAATCCCGCACGTCGCCGGTCACGCATTGCATGCGGTTTTCCAACCCGGCCAGGGAAAACAGGCTGGGCTCGGTAGGCGGCGCCAGGGCGTAGCCCATGACCTGGGCCCCGGCCTCCAGGAGCCAAAGGCTTAGCCACGCGCCTTTAAAGCCCGTGTGTCCGGTGAGGAATATGCGTTTGTTTTTATAAAACCGATCCGTCATGGGTTTTCCTTAGTTTGGTCGCAGTCCCAAACCTTCCAAGGGGATTCGTTGCGATCCCAAAGCCCATTAAGATAATCCATGTCCCGCAGGGTGTCCATGCAGGCCCAGAATCCCGGGTGGCGATAGACCATGAGCTCGCCTTCTTCCGCCAGGCGCTCCAGGGGGCCGTATTCAAAGTCGCAGTCGTCTTCGGCGGTCAGGTAATCGAAGACCTTGCGGTTGCACACAAAAAAGCCGCCGTTGATCAGGCCTTCGGAAGCGTCGGGCTTTTCCTGGAACGAAACCACCTGGTTTCCGTCCAGCTTCAACTCGCCGAAGCGTTTCGCCGGGCTTACGCCGGTCAGGGTGACGGCCTTGCCGTGGCTTTTGTGAAAGTCCAGGAGGTCCTTGATGTTTACATCGCTCACGCCGTCGCCGTAGGTGAGCATAAACGTATCCCCCTGGATGTATTTTTGGATCTTCTTGATCCGGCCGCCCTTGAGGGTTTTGGCGCCCGTGTTGCTCAGGGTGATGCGCCAACCCGCCTCTTCGTGGCAGTCATGGATGAGCATGTTTTCGGGCTTGCCCAACTCCAGGGTGACGTCGTTGTTCACCCATTCGTAGTGGCAAAAGTATTCCTTGATCATTTCGCCCTTGTACCCCAAAGCCAGGACGAAATCGTTCAGGCCGTAATGGGAATATATCTTCATGATATGCCACAGGATGGGACGGGCGCCGATGTTCACCATGGGTTTAGGGCGGAATTCCGTTTCCTCCCTTAACCGGGTTCCAAGTCCGCCGCACAGGATGACAACTTGCATGCAGTCCTCACTTTACTCGTTTGATAAAGGCGTTGGGCCAATAGGTTACGCGGCTTTTCACGTCCCCTTCGTTAAAGGGGAAAGCCGGCTCCTCTATGATGAAATCGTCGTGAGCCTCGACCCATTCCAAAGCGGCGTCGGACGGATTGTTCCAGTCCCAATCCGTATTGGACCGGGGCGCGCCTACAAGATCCTTCATGATGCCGTCCATGGCCACGATGTAAGAGCCAGGCGTGACCAGAGGGGAATAGGCGTCCAGTTCCTTGAGGACGTGCTCCTTGGTGTGGCAGGAGTCCAACAGCACCAAAACGGTTTCGCCCGGGGCGATCTGATCCTGCACCTGGCCCAAAATCTCGGGAGCGACGGAGTCCCCCTCAACAAGGGAAATAAGGGAAAACATTTCGTGCGCCTCGATGGCCTGGCGGTTATGAGGCCGGATTTCCACGTCCACGCCGATCACCCTGCCCTTTTCCATGGCTTTGAGCAAAGAGGCGTAAAACACCAGGGAGCCGCCGTGGGCCACGCCGGTTTCCACAATCACGTCCGGCTTGACCGCATACACCACCTCCTGGATGCGAATCATGTCGTCGGGCAATTGAATGACGGGCCTGCCCATCCAGGAAAAGCCGTACACGTATTTGGCGTCCCAGCCGGACCTCAGCCAAAGTTTGCTGATGACCTCAAAGGCTTCGGCGGACCCGATTCCCATTTCCCGGACCTCGCCGCCTTCAATCACCTTGACGATATCCCCTTCCACAACAAGTTTCATGCAATCCTCATTTCGCGATTTTATAAGCCTTGACCAATGCCGGAATTTCATCCAACAGGCTTTTGCGTACGCCGCCGAACTCCTGATCCACCCTTTCGGTGGAAATCCTGGGAAACCGGATCACGGGAGAATCGGGCGCAACTTCCACCCGGCATCCCGCGGCGTCCGCAATGGCCCGGACGATTTCTCCGTGGGAGACGTTCTTTCCGCTGGCCGCGTTGTATATTCTTTCCTTGCCGTTAAGAAGCATGGCAAGCAGCAAATCCGTTGCATCTTCGATGCTGATGTAATCCTTGGCCGAGTCCAGGGCGCTTTGCAGGACTATTTCGTTTGTGTCCACGGCGGAAGCGATGATGTCCGTCAGAAAATTCCGGGAGCCGAAATCAGGGCCGTATACGTTGGACAATCGGGCCACTTTGGTTTTTTCGGACACTCTCAGGCACAGGGACTCGCCCATGGCCTTGGATAAATTGTACAAATCCGACGGGTCCAGAGGACGGGCCGTCAGCGCGTCTTCCTCTTTGGCCTCTCCGGCTCCCGAGCCGTAAAGTCTGGTGGAAGACAAATACACAAAGGACTCGAACCGGGCCTGGGCCAAAATCTCCGCCAATCGGCAGACATGAGCCTGGACCGTGTCAAAGGGGCGTTGGCGAAAGTCAGCGGTCAGGCCGATGGAGTAAACCACATGGCCAAGGTCTTTGCCTGCCAGATCTTCGTCCCGGCCCGGACAAAAGCACTCATGCCCCATGGCCCTGGCTTTTTCCGCCAGATGGGCGCCGATAAACCCGCTGCTTCCCAATATTGTCACCAATGCCATTTAGCCCCCTGCGCCTTTCGCCTAGCGGATGATCTTGGCGATGGCTTCGATTTCCCGCATGAGCTTTTCAAAGTCGGAAAAGCCCAGGGCCTGAAGCGGATCGATCCATGCGTTTTCAGGATCGGGATGCACTTCGATCAGCAGGCCGTGCGCCCCGGCTGCAATGGCGGCGCGGGACATGGCGGCCACGTAGGAGCGTTTGAATGTGGCGTGGCTGGGATCGATGATCACCGGCACGCTGGGCGCGTATTCGGCCATGGCCGGGATGGCCTGGATGTCCAGGATGGCCCGGGAGTTGACGTTGTGGGTATGAGGCACGGTCACGCCCCGTTCGCAAATGGCGTAATCATGCTTGCCGCGGGCGTCAAAATGCTCGCATACGCCCAACAGGGAGCGCAGGCTTTCGCCGTAATGCCTTTTCAGCAAAATAGGCTTGTCGCTGGTCGCCAGGGCTTCCACCAGGTCCATGTTGAACATGTGGCGGTAGCCCACCTGGAACATGTCCACGTATTTGCTCATCATATCCATGGTGTCTGCGTACATGATTTCGGAAATCACGGCCAGGCCGTATTTTTCCGCCGCTTCCTTCATGTATCCCAGGCGCTTTTCCGCCGCCTGATCCTGCTCGGACCTGGGAACCACCCGCATTCTTTCGTTGGCCGGCAGGCCGGAATCCGCATCAGGCTGCCCCAGGGGATCGCCGTAGGGAAAGGTCAGGGGCTTGTACACGCCGCCCCGGATCATCTTGGCGCCCGCTTCGCTCACGGCCTTGGCCGCCTCGAAAATCTGGGTTTTGCTTTCCACGGTGCAGGGGCCTGCCATGATGGTGAGGTCCTTGCCGCCCACTGGCACATTGCCGGCCATGATCTTGCGTTGATAATTCTTGGCCGTGGACAAAGGGATGTTATTTTCCTGGTCCGCTTGGGTTATGTCCTTCATGATTCAGGCTCCTTTGGCTGCTCTCCTACCAGGTTGCTTTTATTTAGCGTTTACCAGACTTTTTCCATGAGTTCCCTGACCGGGGCGGAGTCCGCCTCCCTAAGGCCTGCGGCGGCTGTGGCTTTGTCAAAGGCGATGACCGCCTGCTCCAGGTTCATGGCTACTCCATTCTGGGTTCTCAAACCCAGGCTTTTGGCCAGCCAAAGCATCAAGGTTTCGCGAGGCTGATAGATGATGTCCATGACGTAGGCTTTGCCCATGCCCGCCAGACGGGAAGCGGAGGCCGCAAAATTAGCGGAGACGGCTTCCCTGGCGGCTTCCAGGAATCGGGCCTGGACGTTTTCTCCCAAGGGCACGCGCAAGGAGTCGTCAACCGGCCCCAGGGGCGTGAAGTGAAGATGGGAGTATGCGCCCCGGCGGTCCCGCTTGGAGCTTTCAAAGCCCAGGCTGGAACAATTGATCACGATGTCCACGTCCCCAAAGCTGCCCGCTTCCAGAGGAAAGGGTACGGATTTGGTCTTGCACTGCACGGAAAGTTTGGCGGCCAGCTTCTCGGCGGGTTCCGGGCTGCGATTGGCAAGGTACAGGCTGCCTCCCGCGCCTATGGCGGCGGCGACATAGGCTGCCACGGCGTAGCCCGCGCCTCCGGTCCCGATCAAAAGGACGGTTTTTCCGGCAAGGTCTTCGCCGTAATCCGCCTTCAGGCAATGGATGGCGCCGGCGCCGTCCGTGTTGGTCCCCACCAGATCGTCTCCGTCGCGATAAATGCAATTGACCGCGCCAATGGCTTCGGCTTCGGGCTCCAGCCTGTCCAGAAACGGAATCAGGGTGATTTTATAGGGCATGGTCACGGCGCCGCCCATGTATCTTTTGTCCGCTTTCAGCGCGGCGGCCACCTGCTCCAGCTTTTCGGGAACCACGTCCATGGGGTGCATGAACCCGGAAATATTCAGACCGTCAAAGGCTGCGTTCCATAAAGAAGGCGACTTGGCCCCCTTGGAAGGCGACTCGCCCAGAATGGCCGCGTACATTTCCGTCGCGTCCAGATCCAATCCCTTATTTTCGATCAAGTCCGTAACCTGCGTCATAGTGGCTCTTCCTCCTTGATGCGATTTTTTTTTATCCCTTGCCCAAACGTTCCGAAACAGCGTCGCCGGGGCTGGTCCAGCCGTTGGTTTCCACGCTGCGGTATATGGCGTGCACCAGGCTGACTGTCTTAGCCGCGGAAGCAGGCGAGATGGGCGGCTCCGGATTGCCGGCCGCCAAACGGTCCACGATGTCCTGCATGAGGGGGCCGTGGGACAGGCCGTATCCGGTGGGCACGTCCTGGGAATATTTTTCGGGAACCGCGTCGTCTTCGGGATCTTTTTCCACAAAGGTCCATGTATCGATGCGGTTCAACGCGATGCCGCCTATGACCGCCATGCCTTTTTCGCCCACCACGGAAATGGAGGCCTCAAAGTCTTCGGGCCTGGCCGCGGTGGTGGCTTCGATGACGCCCATGGCGCCGCTTTCCAACTGCACCACGGCCGTGGTGGTGTCTTCGGCTTCCAGCTTGTTCAGGGCGTTTGCCTGAGCCGCGCAGATTTTGGCCACCGGGCCGCAAATCCATTCCAGGGCGTCCACATGGTGGATGGCCTGCTGGTTGATCACGCCGCCGTCCATTTTCCAGGTGCCGTGCCAGCCGTCTTCATAATAGTCCTGGTAGCGGCACCAGCGCAGGCGGATGGTTGCCAGCACAATTTTGCCGAAGCGCCCGGAGTCCACAGTCTCCTTGAGCTTGACAACGGCGGGATTCAGGCGGTTCTGGAACACCGGCGCGTACATCACGCCTTTTTCCCTGGCCAGGGCTTCCATTTCCAAAACCTCGCCGGGCAGCATGGCCGGGGGTTTTTCCACGATCACGTGCTTGCCCGCCATGATGGCCTGCCTGGTGTGCTCGGTGTGGTTTCCCGACTCGGTGCAGACCAGGACCGCGTCCACGTCCGGGGAAGACAGGATGTCATCGTACGAATCCACGACTTTGGAGCCCATGAGGGCGGCCATTTTTTCTGCCCGTTCCGGGACAAGGTCGCAAATCATGACAGCCTTTGCGTTTTTCAACTCTTTCGCGAAAACCTCTGCGTACCGGCCTGCAACAACGCGGCCTGCGCCAACTATTCCCACCCGCAACATAGCATTTTCTCCTGAAAGTCCGGTTTATTCCATGTGCGCCCGGTTAAGGAGCGGCGTTTATGCCTCTGAAAGATCGTAAACATGATCCGCTTTTTTGATGGTAGACAGCCTGTGAGCAATGACGACAAGGGTTCTGCGTCCAGCCAGATCCTCCATGGCGGCGGTGATCTCCGCCTCGGTTTCCTTGTCCAGGGCGCTGGTGGCCTCGTCAAAAATGAAGAGCTCCGGGTTGCGGATAATCACCCGTGCGATGACCACGCGCTGCCTCTGCCCACCGGAGAGCTTGGCGCCTTTATCGCCCACCACAGTGTCGTAGCCATTGGGCATGGCGGCTATAAAATCGTGAATCCTGGCTGTGCGGGCGGCCTGGATCATTTCATCCTCGGTAGCATCGGGCCTGCCCGCCAAAATGTTCCCACGGATGCTGGCGTTGAATATCACCGGCTCCTGCCCCACATACCCCACTTTTTCCCGCCATGATTTCAAGGAATAGTCCGTGAGGCTCTTACCGTCAACCGTAATCCTGCCCTTTACGGGATGATACAGCCCCAAAAGCAGATCGGCGATGGTGGACTTTCCGATCCCGGAAGGACCGATGATGGCGATCATTTTATTGGCCGGAATTTCCATGGAAAAATTCTGCAGCACGGGCTTGCCCGCCCGATAGGAAAAATCCACGTTTTCCAGTTTGATTCCCTGGGTAAGATTTTGAAAAGCCCGCCCCTCTTCCAACTCCTCCATGTCCTGGGGCTGGTGGATGACCTCGTGAATGAGCATCATCCCGGGTATGGCGGAAACGAACTTCATCCGCTGGGCCAAAACAAAAGACACGCAACTGAACATTTTTTGTCCGGCGATGACGAAAAAGCCCATCTTGGCCAGCAGGCCTGCGGCGTTGGCCCCGCCCAGGTATTGGACGTAAAAGATTACCGAAACCACACAGGTGACCACCAGGACTTCGATCAGGTTTTCGGGCATGTGGTTCATGATGGAAAACTTCGTAAAAATCTTCCGGGATGCCACAAGCTGGGTTTTCAGCAACGCGCGATAATAGCCCTCCATGCCCAGGGCTTTGACTTCCTTGATGGAGCCAAGGGCTTCCACGCCGATGAAGGCGGCTTCCTGGTCGATCCGGAGCCGCATTTTGCCGAATCGGAGGGAATACGCGTAAAGCACCTTATTGATCAGCCCAAATGCGGTAAGGGCCGCCGCGCTCATGATCAGGGTGACTTTCCAGTCCACCTTGAGCAAGACAGCGGCTATAGCCAGGCCCAGGATCAGCTTGGCGACAAGGTTAATTAATATAATAAAGGATTTGGCTACCCGAAGAGGCTCCGTGACGGCATTTTGCAGTAAAATGCCCTGTTTGGTTTCCAACACCTGGGCGTAATCCTGCCGTAAATACCGAAACAGGAGTTTGGCGGACCAGATCTCGCGCAGCTTAAAGGTAAAATGGGCGTTCATGCCGCGAAGCGCGGCGGCCAATGCATTTTTCAGCCAAAAGGCGATCAATAAAAAAAACAAGGGGACCGAGGCCCGGTACTGTTCGGGAAAGGGTGCGGCCAATGTATCGAAAAAGCTCAGGAATCCGCTTTGGGGCGCCTCGGGGGTCATCAGGTGGGAAAGCACGGGAAGAACCATGCCCAAACCCAAGGCCTCGGTGAAGGCCGCCAGGACCATCACCACCAGGATGAACACGCCCATTTTGCGGTATCCGGTGGTCAGGTCTCTGATGACCGTGAATGTATTTTTCTTTTTTTTCATAGGCTTTTGGGTATGGCCCTCGCTTAGTGTTCATTTTTTGAACACAGGAAGATTGCTCACATAACCGCTGGGAAGTCAAGGGAAAAAATCAAGCGGGCTTGGGGGCGACACCTTTGAAAAAGAGCCCGATTTATTTGAAAAACGTTGAGTTAATGATAGGTCGGTTTGTCGTCGTCCTTGCCCTTGCCGCCATCCAGGACGGTGAAGCGCTTTTTCAGGCGTTTCATTTTCCAGGCGAAGTATTGGGACTTGATCCACAGGATGGGGGAGACCCCCTGGCCGAATTTAAAGTACAGGTAACCGGCGGCCATGCCTCCCAGGTGGTAGGCGCCTGCGGGGTTGGACTTGGCCAGAAAAAGCACGGCGGTGACGATAATGGTCGCATAGCTCATGTACTTGGCTTTGATGGGCAGGACGAACATGAGCAGGATAGTCGCTTCGGGGTTTAAAAATCCGAAAACCACCACCATGGCCAGGATGCTGGGCGACATGCCCATAAAGGGTGGGGAAAAGGCCTGAACATTGGCCAGAAGCAGGCCGCAAACCAGCCCGCCTGCTGCGGAGATGTAGAAGAAAGCCAGGAATCTTTGCGGGCCGAAATATTGCTCCACGTGGTTGGAAAAAAAGAAGAACACCAGGCAGGTGAGCAAAAAGCCGATGGGGCTGTATGGGTTGTGCACAAAGGGATGGGTGAAGATCTGCCACCAATCGAAAAGCCCGCTCCCTATGGGATAGACGGCCAGGCGGCTGACTATGCCCAGGTTGAGCCAGTGGGTTGCTGCCAGTTCCAGGACGTAGATCACCGCGTATGCGATGAGCATCTTCTTACCCAGGGAGGTGAGTCCCGGACCGAAGTTCATGGAGGCGTACTGTGGATTACTCGGCATGACAAATCAAATCCATTTGTATTTTTGCGCTGTGAAATTGTTCTGCGCGCTGGGATGCTTTTAGTCCACCTTGAATCTGCCTGCAAGATCCTTGAGACTTTGCCCAAGAGACTGCAACTGGGCGGTGGCGTCCTCCAGTTGAACCGCGCCTTCCGTATTCTGCTCGCTGGCGATTCTAATGCTTTCCATGGCCTGGGTCAACTGGTCAAAGCCTACTATCTGCTGCTGGTTGGACGCAGCGATCTGGGCGGCGGACTTGGCCGAGTTTTCCACGCTTTGGGCAAGCACGGAAATGGCCTCGCCGGAACGGCTGGCCAGCTTGACGCCGGTTTCCACGGCCTTGGAGCCCCGCTCCATGGCCATGACTGCGGCGCTGGTGGAAGTCTGGATATCGTTGAGGATGGCCTTAACCTGGGACGTGGCCTGCCTGGACTGGTCTGACAGGGATTTGACTTCCTGCGCCACAACGCCGAAGCCTTTGCCGTATTCCCCGGCCTTGGAGGCCTCGATGGAGGCGTTGACGGACAGCAGGTTGGATTCGTTGGCGATTTCGTTGACCGCTTCGATGATCTCTCCGATGTTTTGGGAGTGTTCGCTCAGCTTGACAATGCTTTCGGCAATGTATTCCATTTCGTCCTTGATGCGCTGCATGCCTTCCACGGCTTCTCTGGTGGCTGCCTCGCCTTCTTCGGAAATCTGGGCGGAGTCCTCGGCCTGCCGGGCGACCAGTTCGGCTTTTTCATGAGCCAGCATGCTGGTTTGCTTGACTTCTTCGGCCGTGGTGGAAACCTGGCTCATGGTGGAGGAGTTTTCCGTGGCGCTGGCCGAAAGCTCGGACGCCGTGGCGGAAATCTGGCTGGTGGAGGTTGCCAGGATGTCGGCGTTCTCCTTGATTTTGCTCACCAAATGCTGAATTTTCTCCACAAAAACATTATAGCTGGCGGCAAGCTGGGCGATTTCGTCCTGGCCCGTGACTTCGATCCGGGCCGTAAGATCTCCTTCCCCCTCAGCTATGTTTTTCAACACAGAGGCGACTTTCCTGAGAGGCTTTCCCACCACCCTGCCTATGGAAAAATTCAGCGCCACAAAAAAAGTCAGAGCAAGCCCCAGAAGCATTCCTAACATGCCGGCCATGGTGCTGTGGACCCGGCCCTTGATGTATTCCTGGGTGATGTAGGCCCGGACCCTGCCGACCACCTTGCCGTCTTTCTTTATTTCAGCTTCCCTTTGGTAGCATTCCTGGGTGATCACATCGACGGAGGAAACCTCTTCGTACTCGCCGTTCCCCAAAGTCCTGACGCCTGTATACAACGTCCGGAATTTACCGTCCTTTTCCCCCAGTTCGACGACCACGGCATGGATGCGTTTGTCTACGGTTTCCGCACCCGTGATCTCCAGGATCAACGCCTTGTTTTTGGTCGCCGCGGCGGTTGACAGGCTTTCGGCGAGACGCAGTTTGGTGCTTTCCCCCAATTCCGTGAGGTAGCTTCTGACCTGGCTGTCGACGAATGAATAAGTAACACGAGCATACAGCAGCATGACCACGGTGATGACGATAAGAAAAACCAGGCTGATTTTGGCGCGAATAGTCCAACGCATTGTTATTATTTGCCCTTTCAGGATTATGTATGAAAATTAAAAAAACGCAACACGGGACGGGAAGAACTGCATTCTCCCGACGCTCTTCCGGCGTTGCGCTCTTGCGAACCCTAACACCCAAAAAAGTCCTGAAACTTTCCCTCCTCCCCATTTAGGCCGTCAACCAAAAAAGATTAACACAGTGCTTTCTTTTTGGCAATTTTTTTCACTAAGGAGATAAGGGCTTTATTTATATCATGATTTTGATGATTTACACACAAAACAAGGCGAAAAACAAAAAAACGCCTTGTGAAACAGGGCGCGTTTCGCAAGGCGTTATTATGATTGACGGGAATGAGGGTAAAAGGAATCAGACTTTGATCACCTTGTCCGCCAACTGCATGGACGTGACAATGTCCAGCATGTTGGTGGTTTCGCCCACCTGTTTTTGCTCCAGAATTCCGAAATGATCCAGGCAGGTGCCGCAAACCAGCACGCTTACGCCGGCTTGTTCCAGGTCCAGTATATGGGGCAAAACCTGGGAGCCTTCAATGGCCATCTTCACCCCGCTGTTCACCAGGACCAGACGCCACAACTCCGGCCCCATCTCCTTTAAGGTGGCGATGTAGTTCATCATGAGCTTTTCGCCCAGGACGTCGTCGCCCCGGCCCATGCAATCGGAGGCGGCAAGCACCATGATTTTCTTGTGGGCGCCCGGAATGTCGCAGGCCAGATAATCGGGCTCGGGCCCCGGTTCCGGAGGCTCGCCCGTGGAGGAGGCGCTGATGGTGAATACCCCGCCGCTTTCTGTCACGGCGGACTCATACCCCTGGCTTTTCAGAAAACGGGTGACATTTTCCTTGGCGGCGCCGTTATCCACCAAAACCTTGATGGTCTCCGGCCGGCCGTCTTCAACGGCTTTTTTCGTTTGTAATACAGGCGCGGGACAGGCCAATCCTTTGGCGTCTATTTCTATGGTCATGAAAACCTCCTAAAACC
The Desulfatibacillum aliphaticivorans DSM 15576 DNA segment above includes these coding regions:
- the rfbG gene encoding CDP-glucose 4,6-dehydratase, translating into MTDRFYKNKRIFLTGHTGFKGAWLSLWLLEAGAQVMGYALAPPTEPSLFSLAGLENRMQCVTGDVRDLAALTKNMKEFQPDIVIHMAAQSLVREGYSDPVGTFSTNVMGTVNLLEAVRSVDAVRAVVNVTTDKCYENKEWHWGYRENDRLGGHDPYAGSKACAELVSQSYAKSYFDAPGAAALATVRAGNVIGGGDFAKDRLIPDAVRAAQAQAPVEVRSPGAVRPWQHVLEPLRGYLMLARNLYEQGAPYTGAWNFGPSLEDCQPVAWILNRFLDAMGHEPGWTGSEGGHPRESIFLRLDSSKARLDLGWKPRLDISQSLKLTAQWYANFLAGDQSPLDFTIKQIREYVQGEL
- the rfbF gene encoding glucose-1-phosphate cytidylyltransferase; translated protein: MQVVILCGGLGTRLREETEFRPKPMVNIGARPILWHIMKIYSHYGLNDFVLALGYKGEMIKEYFCHYEWVNNDVTLELGKPENMLIHDCHEEAGWRITLSNTGAKTLKGGRIKKIQKYIQGDTFMLTYGDGVSDVNIKDLLDFHKSHGKAVTLTGVSPAKRFGELKLDGNQVVSFQEKPDASEGLINGGFFVCNRKVFDYLTAEDDCDFEYGPLERLAEEGELMVYRHPGFWACMDTLRDMDYLNGLWDRNESPWKVWDCDQTKENP
- a CDS encoding cephalosporin hydroxylase family protein — its product is MKLVVEGDIVKVIEGGEVREMGIGSAEAFEVISKLWLRSGWDAKYVYGFSWMGRPVIQLPDDMIRIQEVVYAVKPDVIVETGVAHGGSLVFYASLLKAMEKGRVIGVDVEIRPHNRQAIEAHEMFSLISLVEGDSVAPEILGQVQDQIAPGETVLVLLDSCHTKEHVLKELDAYSPLVTPGSYIVAMDGIMKDLVGAPRSNTDWDWNNPSDAALEWVEAHDDFIIEEPAFPFNEGDVKSRVTYWPNAFIKRVK
- a CDS encoding NAD-dependent epimerase/dehydratase family protein; translated protein: MALVTILGSSGFIGAHLAEKARAMGHECFCPGRDEDLAGKDLGHVVYSIGLTADFRQRPFDTVQAHVCRLAEILAQARFESFVYLSSTRLYGSGAGEAKEEDALTARPLDPSDLYNLSKAMGESLCLRVSEKTKVARLSNVYGPDFGSRNFLTDIIASAVDTNEIVLQSALDSAKDYISIEDATDLLLAMLLNGKERIYNAASGKNVSHGEIVRAIADAAGCRVEVAPDSPVIRFPRISTERVDQEFGGVRKSLLDEIPALVKAYKIAK
- a CDS encoding shikimate dehydrogenase family protein, coding for MTQVTDLIENKGLDLDATEMYAAILGESPSKGAKSPSLWNAAFDGLNISGFMHPMDVVPEKLEQVAAALKADKRYMGGAVTMPYKITLIPFLDRLEPEAEAIGAVNCIYRDGDDLVGTNTDGAGAIHCLKADYGEDLAGKTVLLIGTGGAGYAVAAYVAAAIGAGGSLYLANRSPEPAEKLAAKLSVQCKTKSVPFPLEAGSFGDVDIVINCSSLGFESSKRDRRGAYSHLHFTPLGPVDDSLRVPLGENVQARFLEAAREAVSANFAASASRLAGMGKAYVMDIIYQPRETLMLWLAKSLGLRTQNGVAMNLEQAVIAFDKATAAAGLREADSAPVRELMEKVW
- a CDS encoding Gfo/Idh/MocA family protein, which gives rise to MLRVGIVGAGRVVAGRYAEVFAKELKNAKAVMICDLVPERAEKMAALMGSKVVDSYDDILSSPDVDAVLVCTESGNHTEHTRQAIMAGKHVIVEKPPAMLPGEVLEMEALAREKGVMYAPVFQNRLNPAVVKLKETVDSGRFGKIVLATIRLRWCRYQDYYEDGWHGTWKMDGGVINQQAIHHVDALEWICGPVAKICAAQANALNKLEAEDTTTAVVQLESGAMGVIEATTAARPEDFEASISVVGEKGMAVIGGIALNRIDTWTFVEKDPEDDAVPEKYSQDVPTGYGLSHGPLMQDIVDRLAAGNPEPPISPASAAKTVSLVHAIYRSVETNGWTSPGDAVSERLGKG
- a CDS encoding ABC transporter ATP-binding protein, which gives rise to MKKKKNTFTVIRDLTTGYRKMGVFILVVMVLAAFTEALGLGMVLPVLSHLMTPEAPQSGFLSFFDTLAAPFPEQYRASVPLFFLLIAFWLKNALAAALRGMNAHFTFKLREIWSAKLLFRYLRQDYAQVLETKQGILLQNAVTEPLRVAKSFIILINLVAKLILGLAIAAVLLKVDWKVTLIMSAAALTAFGLINKVLYAYSLRFGKMRLRIDQEAAFIGVEALGSIKEVKALGMEGYYRALLKTQLVASRKIFTKFSIMNHMPENLIEVLVVTCVVSVIFYVQYLGGANAAGLLAKMGFFVIAGQKMFSCVSFVLAQRMKFVSAIPGMMLIHEVIHQPQDMEELEEGRAFQNLTQGIKLENVDFSYRAGKPVLQNFSMEIPANKMIAIIGPSGIGKSTIADLLLGLYHPVKGRITVDGKSLTDYSLKSWREKVGYVGQEPVIFNASIRGNILAGRPDATEDEMIQAARTARIHDFIAAMPNGYDTVVGDKGAKLSGGQRQRVVIARVIIRNPELFIFDEATSALDKETEAEITAAMEDLAGRRTLVVIAHRLSTIKKADHVYDLSEA
- a CDS encoding rhomboid family intramembrane serine protease translates to MPSNPQYASMNFGPGLTSLGKKMLIAYAVIYVLELAATHWLNLGIVSRLAVYPIGSGLFDWWQIFTHPFVHNPYSPIGFLLTCLVFFFFSNHVEQYFGPQRFLAFFYISAAGGLVCGLLLANVQAFSPPFMGMSPSILAMVVVFGFLNPEATILLMFVLPIKAKYMSYATIIVTAVLFLAKSNPAGAYHLGGMAAGYLYFKFGQGVSPILWIKSQYFAWKMKRLKKRFTVLDGGKGKDDDKPTYH
- a CDS encoding methyl-accepting chemotaxis protein, with amino-acid sequence MRWTIRAKISLVFLIVITVVMLLYARVTYSFVDSQVRSYLTELGESTKLRLAESLSTAAATKNKALILEITGAETVDKRIHAVVVELGEKDGKFRTLYTGVRTLGNGEYEEVSSVDVITQECYQREAEIKKDGKVVGRVRAYITQEYIKGRVHSTMAGMLGMLLGLALTFFVALNFSIGRVVGKPLRKVASVLKNIAEGEGDLTARIEVTGQDEIAQLAASYNVFVEKIQHLVSKIKENADILATSTSQISATASELSASATENSSTMSQVSTTAEEVKQTSMLAHEKAELVARQAEDSAQISEEGEAATREAVEGMQRIKDEMEYIAESIVKLSEHSQNIGEIIEAVNEIANESNLLSVNASIEASKAGEYGKGFGVVAQEVKSLSDQSRQATSQVKAILNDIQTSTSAAVMAMERGSKAVETGVKLASRSGEAISVLAQSVENSAKSAAQIAASNQQQIVGFDQLTQAMESIRIASEQNTEGAVQLEDATAQLQSLGQSLKDLAGRFKVD
- the yedF gene encoding sulfurtransferase-like selenium metabolism protein YedF, with protein sequence MTIEIDAKGLACPAPVLQTKKAVEDGRPETIKVLVDNGAAKENVTRFLKSQGYESAVTESGGVFTISASSTGEPPEPGPEPDYLACDIPGAHKKIMVLAASDCMGRGDDVLGEKLMMNYIATLKEMGPELWRLVLVNSGVKMAIEGSQVLPHILDLEQAGVSVLVCGTCLDHFGILEQKQVGETTNMLDIVTSMQLADKVIKV